The following coding sequences lie in one Pseudomonas sp. B33.4 genomic window:
- a CDS encoding DoxX family protein: MTTTLSTAVKHLHLNLDRAGSWLAPLTLRLFIAWEFFESGLEKFNGQNWFEDIQERFPFPFDQLPATLNWELSMWAELICALAILVGFGTRISAISLMVVTVVATAAVHWPADWSSLSELAQGYAITNKGFGNFKLPAIYLVALLPLVFAGAGKLSVDAWLARVFWNRSTR, encoded by the coding sequence ATGACCACCACCCTTTCCACCGCCGTCAAACACCTGCACCTGAACCTCGACCGCGCCGGCAGCTGGCTTGCCCCGCTGACACTGCGCCTGTTCATCGCCTGGGAATTCTTCGAATCCGGGCTGGAGAAATTCAACGGGCAGAACTGGTTCGAAGACATTCAGGAGCGATTCCCCTTCCCCTTCGATCAATTGCCGGCAACGCTGAACTGGGAACTGTCGATGTGGGCCGAGCTGATCTGCGCGCTGGCGATTCTGGTGGGTTTCGGTACACGGATCTCAGCGATTTCGCTGATGGTGGTAACGGTCGTCGCCACCGCCGCCGTGCACTGGCCGGCCGACTGGTCGTCGTTGAGTGAATTGGCACAGGGTTATGCGATCACCAACAAAGGCTTCGGCAACTTCAAGCTGCCGGCAATTTACCTGGTCGCGTTGCTGCCGCTGGTGTTCGCCGGGGCTGGCAAGTTGAGTGTCGATGCCTGGCTGGCGCGGGTGTTCTGGAACAGAAGCACCCGCTGA
- a CDS encoding LysR substrate-binding domain-containing protein, whose product MRRLPSLAALRTFECAARHAHFGRAAAELCVTDSAVSHQIRQLEEQLGVPLFIREGRQIRPTIAAGRLMQSLQQAFELIGDACDELRDPSSLAVLRLAVTAELAQKWLMSRLTDFYARYPHITLHLYEQPIDASAPGEDIDLAITYGTGPVDSSAYFVRPLPALQFFPVCSPGLFNQGTLKTPKDLARHCLLHDDQDGKTWTAWLTSHAGDQRPQRQLYFAHAGLALEAAAQGQGVAMGDNLTAQEDLQSGRLVRPFASSMTALGQYALVCERLRLERPAVAQMLEWFNDQLVD is encoded by the coding sequence ATGCGACGACTCCCCTCACTGGCCGCCCTGCGCACCTTCGAATGCGCCGCCCGCCACGCGCATTTCGGCCGGGCAGCGGCCGAACTCTGCGTCACCGACAGTGCCGTCAGCCATCAGATCCGCCAGCTCGAAGAGCAACTCGGCGTGCCGCTGTTCATCCGCGAAGGACGACAAATCCGCCCGACCATCGCCGCCGGGCGCCTGATGCAAAGCCTGCAACAGGCCTTCGAACTGATCGGCGATGCCTGCGATGAGTTGCGCGACCCCTCGTCGCTCGCCGTGCTCAGACTGGCCGTCACCGCCGAACTCGCGCAGAAATGGTTGATGAGTCGCCTTACCGATTTCTACGCGCGCTATCCGCACATCACCTTGCACCTCTACGAACAACCGATCGACGCCAGTGCGCCGGGCGAAGACATCGACCTGGCAATCACTTACGGCACCGGCCCGGTGGACAGCAGCGCCTACTTCGTCCGGCCGTTGCCAGCCCTGCAGTTCTTCCCGGTATGCAGCCCCGGCCTGTTCAACCAGGGCACATTGAAAACGCCGAAGGATCTGGCTCGCCACTGCCTGCTGCACGACGATCAGGACGGCAAGACCTGGACCGCCTGGTTGACCAGTCACGCCGGCGATCAACGCCCGCAACGTCAGTTGTATTTCGCCCATGCCGGTCTGGCGCTGGAAGCCGCAGCGCAAGGGCAGGGCGTGGCCATGGGCGACAACCTCACTGCGCAGGAAGATCTGCAAAGTGGTCGACTGGTGCGTCCCTTCGCATCGAGCATGACCGCCCTTGGCCAATACGCGCTGGTCTGTGAACGGCTGCGGCTGGAGCGTCCGGCGGTGGCGCAGATGCTCGAATGGTTCAACGATCAACTAGTGGATTGA